The proteins below are encoded in one region of uncultured Eubacteriales bacterium:
- the rnz gene encoding Ribonuclease Z, translating to MVEVCLPGTGGMLPLENRWTASCWVEFQGTAILIDCGEGTQIALKKADCRLSRLTLLLITHFHADHIAGLPGLLLTLGNYGKNTPITIVGPAGLERVVASLMTIAPNLPYSIVLKELDGEDQNFDLFGIHFSSMPLQHRIPCLGYRMTFNRKPIFNPDKAKELGVPLHHYKSLHAGQSVVLDNGKRIMPSMVLDGERRPISICYCTDTQPFEELPHFAHGADLLVCEGMHGDHALREKMWEKGHMVFSDSAEIAKCAEVKQLWLTHFSPAMKYPDQHLDAARYIFNDTKGGYDGIRTTLGS from the coding sequence ATGGTAGAAGTATGTTTGCCCGGAACTGGCGGGATGCTCCCGTTGGAAAACCGTTGGACGGCAAGCTGCTGGGTAGAGTTTCAGGGCACGGCTATACTTATTGATTGCGGTGAGGGAACACAGATTGCACTCAAAAAAGCGGACTGCAGGTTGAGCCGGCTTACACTGTTGCTCATTACGCACTTTCATGCCGATCATATCGCAGGATTGCCCGGATTGCTTCTGACCTTGGGCAACTATGGAAAAAACACGCCAATAACAATTGTGGGGCCCGCCGGGCTCGAACGAGTGGTGGCATCACTTATGACCATAGCGCCTAATCTCCCCTACTCCATTGTTCTAAAAGAGTTGGATGGAGAGGATCAGAATTTTGATCTTTTCGGTATTCATTTTTCGTCCATGCCTTTGCAGCATAGAATCCCCTGCCTGGGCTACCGCATGACCTTTAATCGAAAGCCGATATTTAATCCGGACAAGGCGAAGGAACTGGGAGTGCCCCTGCACCATTACAAAAGCTTGCATGCGGGCCAATCAGTGGTGCTGGACAATGGCAAGCGGATTATGCCCAGCATGGTGCTTGATGGAGAGCGCCGCCCGATCAGTATCTGCTATTGCACAGATACCCAGCCGTTTGAGGAGTTGCCTCATTTTGCCCATGGTGCGGATTTATTGGTTTGCGAGGGGATGCATGGAGATCATGCGCTGCGTGAAAAGATGTGGGAAAAGGGGCATATGGTTTTTTCGGACAGTGCCGAAATAGCCAAATGCGCTGAAGTCAAGCAATTGTGGCTGACCCATTTCAGCCCTGCCATGAAGTATCCGGATCAGCATCTGGACGCGGCCAGATACATTTTCAATGATACGAAAGGCGGCTACGACGGCATTCGTACAACGCTTGGATCATAA
- a CDS encoding Transcriptional regulator, AraC family encodes MDRLNKFNAAIEYLENNLDNEIDYSQIAKIACCSEFHFSRMFSSLANVSLSEYVRRRRLTMAAFDLQKSDVKIIDLSVKYGYSSPDAFTRAFRQLHGVAPMSVRENNVQLKAYPRMSFQITIKGTSEMDYRIENIDCSLRFAVKRETVKTADAFDTIPKLWANAQASGFLQKLIDMSWENPKCQLEGLLGITGNEASLKEETFDLLMGCRYDGDIPNGMEELILPPCVYAVFPHDIVDTWQRLYTEWLPTSGYELACQPCIENYLAPGAEIEQELWVPVVAK; translated from the coding sequence ATGGATCGGTTAAATAAATTTAACGCCGCAATTGAATATTTAGAAAACAATCTTGACAATGAAATTGACTATTCGCAAATCGCAAAGATCGCCTGCTGCTCTGAATTTCATTTCTCAAGAATGTTTTCATCCTTAGCAAACGTTTCTCTGTCCGAATATGTTCGTCGCAGAAGGCTTACTATGGCAGCTTTTGATTTGCAGAAAAGTGATGTAAAAATTATAGATCTTTCTGTAAAATACGGCTATAGCTCTCCGGATGCGTTTACAAGGGCTTTTCGTCAATTGCATGGCGTTGCACCTATGTCCGTTCGAGAAAACAATGTCCAGCTGAAAGCGTATCCTCGCATGTCCTTTCAAATTACTATAAAAGGAACTTCTGAGATGGATTATAGAATTGAAAACATTGATTGCAGCCTTCGTTTTGCCGTCAAAAGAGAAACCGTAAAAACGGCTGATGCTTTTGATACCATTCCGAAATTGTGGGCAAACGCGCAAGCAAGCGGATTCCTCCAAAAACTGATTGATATGTCTTGGGAAAATCCAAAGTGCCAACTAGAAGGGCTGCTTGGTATTACGGGCAACGAAGCGTCGCTGAAAGAGGAAACTTTTGATTTACTCATGGGCTGTAGGTATGATGGGGATATACCAAACGGCATGGAAGAACTAATACTTCCCCCATGTGTATATGCCGTTTTCCCTCATGATATTGTAGATACTTGGCAGCGTCTGTACACAGAATGGCTTCCAACATCAGGCTATGAGCTTGCATGTCAACCCTGTATTGAAAATTATTTAGCTCCCGGAGCTGAAATCGAGCAAGAGCTATGGGTACCTGTCGTTGCCAAATAG
- a CDS encoding conserved hypothetical protein (Evidence 4 : Homologs of previously reported genes of unknown function), translated as MVKIIVDKKMLSNKIAGVKDGDLIELAIIPSQRDDGNCAPAFLHLTAIHTQEAYEDLENIDESPVGFE; from the coding sequence TTGGTAAAAATCATCGTAGACAAAAAAATGCTGAGTAATAAAATTGCAGGTGTAAAAGATGGGGATCTAATCGAGCTGGCCATTATCCCATCCCAAAGGGATGACGGAAATTGCGCACCGGCCTTCCTGCATCTTACAGCAATACATACCCAGGAAGCTTATGAAGACTTAGAGAATATCGATGAATCCCCTGTTGGATTTGAGTGA
- a CDS encoding conserved hypothetical protein (Evidence 4 : Homologs of previously reported genes of unknown function), producing the protein MRGQEKKEQVRREGAVEYTKEELEDKCKAYFALCDDDGKKYTKPGLILYLNLPEDTFDGWLRDEEGKCAGLSGVLKKAMIRMRDDLEQRNDTMSLFRLKQLCYGGYSDRPTEDKGQGIRVSVRFGQDDGKAAVMYGK; encoded by the coding sequence GTGAGAGGCCAGGAAAAAAAGGAACAAGTCCGCAGAGAAGGAGCGGTGGAATACACCAAGGAGGAGCTTGAGGATAAGTGCAAGGCCTACTTCGCTCTTTGTGACGACGACGGAAAAAAGTACACAAAGCCCGGTTTGATCCTGTATTTAAATCTCCCTGAAGATACCTTCGATGGTTGGCTGAGAGACGAGGAGGGCAAATGCGCGGGGCTTTCCGGAGTGCTCAAAAAGGCGATGATACGGATGCGGGACGATTTGGAGCAGAGGAACGACACCATGAGCCTGTTCCGGCTCAAGCAGCTATGCTACGGCGGGTACTCGGACAGACCGACGGAGGACAAGGGGCAGGGAATCCGGGTGTCGGTCAGGTTCGGACAGGATGACGGGAAAGCGGCGGTTATGTATGGGAAATAG
- a CDS encoding hypothetical protein (Evidence 5 : No homology to any previously reported sequences): protein MGNRMDRAAVVQDGWALCPVCWSKLCRVKPGASARGVLLWCKRDKEIELTIDGNAEHLGAGG, encoded by the coding sequence ATGGGAAATAGGATGGATCGGGCGGCCGTTGTTCAGGACGGATGGGCCCTGTGCCCGGTGTGCTGGAGCAAGCTGTGCCGGGTAAAGCCCGGAGCAAGCGCCCGGGGGGTGCTCCTCTGGTGCAAGAGAGACAAGGAGATTGAACTGACAATAGACGGAAACGCTGAGCACCTGGGAGCAGGCGGATAA
- a CDS encoding conserved hypothetical protein (Evidence 4 : Homologs of previously reported genes of unknown function), with protein MAAQRGKPKKAVSGEILLDFGVPNEKQAGFLTSTARYTAYGGARGGGKSWAVRVKGAAGALYYPGIKILMLRRTYPELENTIIQPLVELLNTAAVGGKPAGDKLFTYNVTMRTLFFANGSIIKFGHLQSADAITEYQGQEYDWIFMDEATHFTEWEFRVLAATLRGVNKIPKRMYLTCNPGGVGHLWVKRLFVAREFLAGEDPGDYVFIPATVEDNKALMEHSPDYLRMLDLLPEDIRAAHRYGNWDAMAGQFFAEFKRETHVVKPFVVPREWVRYRAIDYGLDMFACLWVAVDFVGRAWVYREVQQSGLIVSDAAALMRSLTLPDERIAYTIAPPDLWSTQKDTGRTMAEVFTANGVGLVKASNSRVQGWLTLKEYLKPMRDGRPGLLVSEECAGLIRNLPALQHSGKNPSDCATEPHDITHICDALRYFVQFRTLGAVRQEARGDMEDEESYENSMTGGEVDESYLRV; from the coding sequence ATGGCGGCGCAGCGTGGAAAACCGAAAAAGGCGGTCAGCGGGGAGATACTGCTGGACTTTGGCGTGCCCAATGAGAAGCAGGCCGGGTTTCTGACGTCCACGGCGCGGTACACGGCGTACGGCGGCGCGCGGGGCGGCGGCAAGAGCTGGGCGGTGCGGGTAAAGGGCGCGGCGGGCGCGCTGTACTATCCGGGCATCAAGATATTGATGCTGCGGCGTACCTACCCGGAGCTGGAGAATACCATCATCCAGCCCCTTGTGGAGCTTTTAAACACCGCCGCCGTCGGCGGTAAACCGGCGGGGGACAAGCTCTTTACTTACAATGTCACCATGCGCACCCTGTTTTTCGCCAACGGGTCCATCATCAAGTTCGGGCATTTGCAGAGCGCCGACGCCATCACGGAGTACCAGGGGCAGGAGTACGACTGGATCTTTATGGACGAGGCCACCCACTTCACCGAGTGGGAGTTCCGGGTGCTGGCGGCCACGCTGCGCGGTGTGAACAAGATTCCCAAGCGGATGTATCTCACCTGCAACCCCGGCGGGGTGGGGCATCTGTGGGTGAAGCGGCTCTTTGTGGCGCGGGAGTTCCTGGCGGGCGAGGACCCTGGGGACTATGTGTTCATCCCCGCCACGGTGGAGGACAACAAGGCCCTCATGGAGCATTCGCCGGACTACCTGAGGATGCTGGACCTGCTGCCGGAGGACATCCGGGCGGCGCACCGATACGGCAACTGGGACGCCATGGCCGGGCAGTTCTTCGCCGAGTTCAAGCGGGAGACCCACGTGGTAAAGCCCTTCGTGGTGCCGCGGGAGTGGGTGCGGTACAGGGCCATCGACTACGGCCTCGATATGTTCGCCTGTCTATGGGTGGCGGTGGACTTCGTAGGCCGGGCCTGGGTGTACCGGGAGGTGCAGCAGTCAGGGCTCATCGTCTCCGATGCCGCGGCGCTGATGCGCAGTCTGACGCTGCCGGACGAGAGAATCGCCTACACCATCGCGCCGCCTGACCTGTGGAGCACCCAGAAGGACACCGGGCGGACCATGGCGGAGGTATTCACGGCAAATGGCGTGGGGCTGGTGAAAGCAAGCAACAGCCGGGTGCAGGGGTGGCTCACCCTGAAGGAGTACTTAAAACCCATGCGGGACGGGAGGCCGGGGCTGCTGGTGAGCGAGGAGTGCGCGGGCCTTATCCGCAACCTGCCCGCGCTCCAGCACAGCGGCAAGAACCCCTCGGACTGCGCCACGGAGCCCCACGACATCACCCATATCTGCGACGCGCTGCGGTACTTTGTGCAGTTCCGCACGCTGGGAGCGGTCAGACAGGAGGCGAGAGGGGACATGGAGGACGAGGAGAGCTATGAAAACAGCATGACCGGCGGAGAGGTGGACGAGAGCTACCTGAGGGTGTAG
- a CDS encoding hypothetical protein (Evidence 5 : No homology to any previously reported sequences) encodes MFKELDAESKRTKSFAGPLLEKVRKDLARRDTEKPQVVFLPVAKPEQAERDTEKPQVVFLPVAKQDKPTAAKGIMQTPKKETLPYWPSGPIKTATMPYQTTEPIRATALPYQTTEPIRATTMPYQTSERVKLLPLAATQETEQVRRGAGGFGSQGRGSGFGGSFGDGRAIGGGAAQVEQEKAQTLPMRSGTDAGGGTFKNSDPSKNWGFGTSTPEIYAGDFEGIVYGIKIYQKILTNGMSELETLKAQFDANPTQQTRDNYNVRWEAYNRDLGVYKQYMGLYQTYYDPEDIKRREKGVTEEISELKEKKWEDMTDTFLSSSPIRNLVGATWSADRVRANYDGQITDKKQEKKDLDELYYVAENVQKLKALQTDTSALKSYDRGKALQAEIDRVLRVAGDALDHNGGQEVVADKKYLLKKYGITQSAIDQYAISGGNYLPSEDGRYTNILQLFDDLKRELNVEKDKLSAKEYDYDRMVEYEQKVKEQEAAARGLEEAIQFAKDHPVLASIDTVLASPFVGIDYLKTVIPAMINGDPDNLESYVPPKLYNMELSNYTNAVRGTVAEGIKDLVAWEPAGEFLSTLYSKGMGVADLATQAAAFGPTGALFLGSTRVATDTARSMLERGSSGTEAFWGSMAVGTANMLIYEYGVGELMKLSGPADTSTLTGMLDGALKRAGVTATAGATNEMSKILIDTAIMGHSSEFDLDMKRLRSEGMSAEEAWRQTFTDYVERVVDTGMRSGRYGLIAGLSEYGGAYFEQHPEAFNALVNGKTSWNGNMQGLRSGDDGLLGLPQGFNSGSNTSGMPILPGPVEVKDDWETAIEEAVAEQAVMDPENVDISGENGIVIGRGIGGTNGWFARPGLDTIKDRWVVDGDIGIEESWAILNPNEIRFSQGSVSGADAITANMGAIGWQGEPIDVVKMPDGKLTSVDNTRVASAKQAGIDVHANIHGYNDLLTPEQMSRFATKKGIPTTWGEAIRLRIGKQNSAFRNNFPSGSFDLPRFK; translated from the coding sequence ATGTTTAAAGAACTTGACGCGGAGAGTAAACGTACAAAGAGCTTTGCGGGACCGCTGCTTGAAAAGGTAAGAAAGGATCTGGCGAGGCGAGACACGGAAAAGCCGCAGGTAGTTTTCCTGCCGGTGGCAAAGCCGGAACAGGCGGAGCGAGACACGGAAAAGCCGCAGGTAGTTTTCCTGCCGGTGGCAAAGCAGGACAAACCGACGGCGGCGAAAGGGATCATGCAGACGCCGAAGAAGGAGACGCTACCCTATTGGCCGTCGGGGCCGATCAAGACGGCCACGATGCCCTACCAGACAACGGAACCGATCAGGGCGACGGCGCTGCCCTACCAGACAACGGAGCCGATCAGGGCGACCACGATGCCCTACCAAACGTCAGAACGGGTCAAGCTGCTGCCGCTGGCCGCAACCCAAGAGACGGAGCAGGTGCGCAGAGGAGCCGGAGGCTTTGGCAGTCAGGGCCGGGGCAGCGGCTTTGGTGGGAGCTTTGGCGACGGCCGGGCCATTGGCGGGGGAGCGGCACAGGTCGAGCAGGAGAAAGCGCAAACTTTGCCCATGCGGAGTGGAACGGACGCAGGGGGAGGGACTTTCAAGAATTCAGATCCCAGTAAGAACTGGGGCTTTGGGACGAGCACCCCGGAAATTTATGCTGGGGATTTCGAAGGAATTGTGTACGGAATTAAGATATACCAGAAAATTTTGACGAACGGAATGTCGGAGCTGGAGACATTAAAAGCTCAATTTGATGCAAATCCCACGCAGCAGACCAGGGACAACTACAACGTCCGTTGGGAGGCGTATAACAGGGATCTGGGAGTGTATAAGCAATACATGGGTCTCTATCAGACGTACTATGACCCGGAGGACATCAAACGGCGCGAGAAGGGCGTCACCGAGGAAATCTCCGAGCTGAAAGAGAAAAAATGGGAGGACATGACCGATACCTTTTTGAGTAGTTCTCCCATTAGAAACCTGGTGGGAGCCACCTGGTCGGCGGACCGTGTAAGGGCGAATTATGATGGGCAAATCACCGACAAGAAGCAGGAGAAGAAAGATCTTGATGAACTCTACTATGTGGCCGAGAACGTGCAAAAGCTCAAAGCGCTCCAGACAGATACCTCCGCACTAAAGAGCTACGACAGGGGAAAAGCGCTTCAAGCAGAGATAGACCGGGTGCTACGGGTGGCCGGTGACGCGCTGGACCACAACGGCGGACAGGAGGTGGTGGCGGACAAGAAGTATCTTCTGAAGAAATACGGCATCACCCAGAGCGCCATTGATCAGTACGCCATTTCGGGAGGGAACTATCTTCCCTCCGAGGACGGGCGCTATACCAACATATTACAGCTTTTTGACGACCTGAAGCGTGAGCTCAACGTGGAAAAAGACAAGCTGTCCGCCAAGGAATATGACTATGACCGCATGGTGGAGTATGAGCAGAAGGTAAAGGAGCAGGAGGCCGCGGCAAGGGGCCTGGAGGAGGCCATACAGTTTGCCAAGGACCACCCGGTCTTAGCGTCTATCGATACTGTGCTCGCATCTCCGTTTGTGGGAATTGATTATCTCAAGACAGTCATTCCCGCCATGATAAACGGGGACCCGGACAATCTGGAGAGCTATGTGCCGCCAAAGCTCTACAATATGGAACTATCCAACTACACCAACGCGGTGCGCGGTACGGTTGCCGAGGGGATCAAGGACCTTGTGGCATGGGAGCCCGCGGGGGAATTCTTGTCTACCCTGTACAGCAAGGGCATGGGGGTGGCGGATCTTGCAACACAAGCGGCGGCTTTCGGCCCTACCGGGGCTCTTTTCCTCGGGTCTACACGGGTAGCCACCGATACGGCGCGGAGCATGCTGGAGCGGGGGAGCAGCGGCACGGAGGCATTCTGGGGGAGCATGGCTGTGGGGACGGCAAACATGCTGATCTACGAGTACGGCGTGGGCGAACTGATGAAACTGTCCGGGCCTGCAGACACCTCCACGTTGACGGGAATGTTGGATGGTGCACTCAAGAGAGCTGGCGTGACGGCGACGGCGGGCGCGACGAATGAGATGTCAAAAATCCTCATCGACACGGCGATCATGGGGCACTCCTCTGAGTTTGATCTGGATATGAAACGGCTGCGCTCGGAGGGTATGAGCGCGGAGGAGGCGTGGAGGCAGACCTTCACGGACTACGTTGAAAGAGTCGTGGATACGGGGATGCGGTCGGGGCGGTATGGGTTGATAGCCGGGCTCTCGGAATATGGAGGGGCGTATTTCGAGCAGCACCCGGAGGCATTTAACGCCCTGGTCAACGGGAAAACCAGCTGGAACGGCAATATGCAGGGTTTGCGTTCCGGGGACGACGGTCTGCTTGGACTGCCACAGGGCTTTAACAGCGGGTCAAATACAAGCGGTATGCCCATACTGCCCGGACCAGTGGAGGTCAAGGACGACTGGGAGACCGCCATCGAGGAGGCCGTGGCAGAGCAGGCAGTAATGGACCCAGAGAATGTTGATATTTCTGGGGAAAATGGTATAGTTATTGGCAGAGGCATTGGAGGAACAAATGGCTGGTTTGCGCGGCCTGGTCTGGACACCATCAAAGATAGATGGGTTGTAGACGGCGATATTGGGATTGAGGAATCCTGGGCGATTCTTAATCCCAATGAAATTCGGTTTAGCCAAGGTTCTGTCAGTGGTGCCGACGCAATCACTGCAAACATGGGAGCAATTGGCTGGCAAGGGGAACCAATTGATGTCGTGAAAATGCCTGATGGCAAACTAACATCAGTGGATAACACACGGGTTGCCTCGGCAAAGCAAGCTGGAATTGACGTTCATGCGAATATCCATGGGTATAATGACTTACTTACGCCAGAGCAAATGAGCAGATTTGCCACGAAAAAGGGTATTCCGACGACATGGGGAGAAGCAATCAGATTGCGGATCGGCAAGCAAAATTCTGCCTTCAGAAATAACTTCCCTTCCGGTTCGTTCGATTTGCCTAGATTCAAGTAA
- a CDS encoding conserved hypothetical protein (Evidence 4 : Homologs of previously reported genes of unknown function) encodes MLEELLALEQAFDGFTYPAAFLKAVELNLTDFDIWYIMDEKQVMLRIDGLRKRYPQRHLIPFARREDNDDVACFEIGKGNRVYTIHDYANEGWEHRKELPDFWVWLEGVVKDMIAYEREEEQGDS; translated from the coding sequence ATGTTAGAGGAATTATTGGCACTTGAGCAGGCATTTGATGGATTTACATACCCTGCGGCCTTTTTAAAAGCAGTTGAGCTCAATCTGACTGACTTTGATATATGGTATATTATGGATGAAAAGCAAGTCATGCTGCGTATAGATGGGCTGAGAAAACGATATCCCCAAAGGCACCTCATACCATTTGCTCGCCGAGAAGACAACGATGATGTTGCCTGCTTTGAAATAGGCAAAGGAAACAGAGTGTATACCATTCACGACTATGCAAATGAGGGGTGGGAGCATCGGAAGGAACTGCCAGATTTCTGGGTTTGGTTGGAGGGCGTTGTAAAAGATATGATTGCTTATGAACGGGAGGAGGAGCAAGGTGATTCCTGA
- the kptA gene encoding putative RNA 2'-phosphotransferase (Evidence 3 : Function proposed based on presence of conserved amino acid motif, structural feature or limited homology), whose product MNGRRSKVIPEYAELSKEISYALRHAPEEYGLTLDEQGWALVEDLINALRKRERYSALILQDIVDMIRDSEKKRHEIAGDRIRALYGHSTEEKIKKTAVEPPEVLYHGTAHRFLQEIFKQGLISKGRQYVHVSQDKETAIAVGERRDTNPVILRIDAIAAWKDGIKFYHGNETIWLADNIPPIYISLV is encoded by the coding sequence ATGAACGGGAGGAGGAGCAAGGTGATTCCTGAATATGCTGAACTCAGCAAGGAAATCTCATATGCTCTCCGCCATGCGCCAGAGGAATACGGCCTGACGCTTGATGAACAAGGCTGGGCTTTGGTGGAAGACCTCATCAACGCCTTGAGAAAACGGGAGAGATATTCTGCGTTGATACTTCAGGATATCGTTGATATGATACGAGATTCTGAAAAAAAGAGGCACGAAATTGCTGGTGATCGGATACGGGCCCTGTACGGCCATTCTACAGAGGAAAAGATTAAGAAAACTGCCGTTGAGCCGCCGGAGGTTCTATACCATGGGACTGCCCACAGGTTTTTACAAGAAATATTTAAGCAAGGGCTTATTTCCAAGGGCAGACAATATGTGCACGTCTCGCAAGATAAGGAAACGGCAATTGCTGTTGGAGAACGAAGAGACACTAATCCCGTTATTCTGCGTATTGATGCGATAGCGGCTTGGAAAGATGGAATAAAATTCTATCACGGCAATGAAACGATATGGTTGGCAGACAATATTCCGCCTATATATATTAGCCTTGTTTGA
- a CDS encoding hypothetical protein (Evidence 5 : No homology to any previously reported sequences), protein MKNYLWLTLKTFVVFILVHHVNQSPPNNHLTLYLSYTIR, encoded by the coding sequence TTGAAAAACTATCTGTGGCTCACCCTCAAAACCTTTGTAGTATTTATCCTCGTTCACCATGTGAATCAAAGCCCTCCCAATAATCACCTAACACTTTATTTGTCCTATACGATTAGGTAA
- a CDS encoding conserved hypothetical protein (Evidence 4 : Homologs of previously reported genes of unknown function) produces the protein MVNEDKYYKGFEGEPQIVFQTQPDGMKLVVWNGYFETLLERMLDQGIPPQGILGTFVKRSGWYDKSPWEIKDINAAVQQFKMVRVEQLRDAHALELTADLPGLLEQLIAFLEETVSKKQRVFLEYE, from the coding sequence ATGGTGAACGAGGATAAATACTACAAAGGTTTTGAGGGTGAGCCACAGATAGTTTTTCAAACACAGCCGGATGGTATGAAATTGGTTGTTTGGAATGGATACTTTGAGACGTTACTTGAGCGAATGCTTGACCAGGGCATACCTCCGCAAGGAATACTGGGTACTTTTGTGAAGCGGTCAGGATGGTATGATAAAAGTCCATGGGAAATAAAAGATATCAATGCTGCTGTACAGCAGTTCAAGATGGTTCGGGTAGAGCAGCTAAGAGATGCACATGCGTTGGAGCTGACAGCAGATTTGCCGGGGCTACTTGAGCAGTTAATTGCCTTTCTGGAAGAAACGGTATCAAAAAAGCAGCGTGTTTTTTTGGAATATGAGTAG
- a CDS encoding exported hypothetical protein (Evidence 5 : No homology to any previously reported sequences), which translates to MLEVLMVLTVLNTALAAAALTVGVLGGRRDRRAGDAPPDREDDEAEEKRPFKLSDAKLQEGINNLMGYEVGGKRGDEE; encoded by the coding sequence ATGCTGGAAGTTTTGATGGTTTTGACCGTGCTGAACACGGCCCTGGCTGCCGCCGCGCTGACGGTTGGCGTGCTGGGGGGGAGAAGGGACAGGCGCGCCGGGGACGCCCCGCCGGACAGGGAAGACGATGAGGCCGAGGAGAAGAGGCCCTTCAAACTCTCCGACGCCAAGCTGCAGGAGGGGATCAACAACCTGATGGGCTACGAGGTGGGCGGCAAGCGGGGTGACGAGGAATGA